Proteins encoded in a region of the Carassius gibelio isolate Cgi1373 ecotype wild population from Czech Republic chromosome B5, carGib1.2-hapl.c, whole genome shotgun sequence genome:
- the LOC127958484 gene encoding zinc finger protein 324B produces the protein MNSKRNNGENGAGRINPVSVPTSTNSSSASASHRKQTIINSSHKGEKDECMQNIVWDKNLSISTLRTRLGPTIRSTLSAAVDTLLGEIVAVLSETQRELLTKEQENEKLKVRLEVSERELKTLQECLCSAQKLIDQLQGPFGNPPMPGPHVYAAAGPVNSSRLTHRSAPEPDPRCFTGAEPELSGALGDAIHGFDSREEFKSCHLSIQADGTVTNSFYDPINVHSSNICSDMNRPGEMVDDSRRLTHARPQNPPSHTSFSVKEEQVPNSGQMCVRGREAPTEAEHSAQSVCDLAYVHVVEEEGGSRSHHHQSKPTPPPPSRPHSGPSSSSSPSQGTSGLRSAQRDAPGLGMTTSRSPGVGGSSPEEPIRRSISELMGEAPGERPHLCLECGKTFRLISSLKKHLRIHTGEKPYPCTVCGRRFRESGALKTHLRIHTGEKPYSCSDCGTQFRHLDGLRKHRRTHTGEKPYVCSVCGKRLSRLQHLKHHQRIHTGERPCCCPLCHRGFKDPASLRKHLRAHQGEPGADEAIGMTSLGEGDGGSIDDEDMRFGMWGEEEGNEGEPVVDCV, from the exons ATGAACTCGAAGCGCAACAACGGTGAAAACGGGGCGGGCAGAATCAACCCAGTGTCGGTACCAACATCAACAAACAGCTCATCAGCGAGTGCTTCTCACCGTAAACAGACAATAATCAACTCATCCCATAAGGGAGAGAAGGATGAGTGCATGCAAAACATAGTTTGGGACAAAAACCTGTCCATCTCCACACTCAGAACGCGCCTCGGACCGACCATCCGGTCAACTCTGTCCGCGGCGGTGGACACCCTTCTGGGCGAGATCGTGGCGGTGCTGTCCGAGACCCAGCGGGAGCTGCTGACCAAAGAGCAAGAGAACGAGAAGCTGAAGGTTCGACTCGAAGTCTCAGAGAGAGAGCTCAAGACGTTACAAGAGTGTCTGTGTAGCGCACAGAAATTAATTGACCAGCTTCAGGGTCCATTTGGGAACCCGCCCATGCCGGGTCCTCACGTCTACGCTGCGGCTGGACCCGTAAACTCGAGCCGCTTGACGCATCGGAGCGCGCCCGAGCCGGATCCGCGCTGCTTCACTGGAGCTGAACCCGAGTTGAGTGGCGCTCTGGGTGATGCCATACACGGCTTTGACTCCAGGGAGGAATTCAAGAGCTGCCACCTCTCCATTCAGGCGGATGGGACGGTGACGAACAGTTTTTATGACCCTATAAACGTCCATTCTTCGAACATCTGTTCAGATATGAACCGACCTG GTGAGATGGTGGATGACAGCAGAAGACTCACACATGCCAGACCCCAAAACCCTCCCTCACACACAAGCTTCTCTGTTAAAGAGGAACAGGTTCCTAACTCTGGACAGATGTGTGTGCGAGGAAGAGAGGCGCCAACGGAGGCTGAGCACTCGGCACAGAGTGTGTGTGATCTGGCATATGTCCATGTGGTCGAGGAAGAAGGAGGTTCCCGTTCACACCATCACCAATCCAAGCCTACACCACCGCCCCCCTCCAGGCCTCACAGTGGACCCTCCTCCAGTAGTTCCCCATCACAAGGAACCTCTGGACTTAGGTCTGCCCAGAGGGATGCTCCTGGTTTGGGTATGACCACCAGCAGAAGCCCAGGGGTGGGCGGCTCATCGCCAGAAGAGCCCATACGACGCTCAATCTCTGAGCTGATGGGAGAAGCACCTGGGGAACGTCCTCACTTGTGTCTGGAGTGCGGCAAGACTTTCCGCCTGATCTCTAGCTTGAAAAAGCAcctgaggatccacactggagagaaaccatatccGTGCACTGTCTGTGGCCGTCGTTTCCGCGAGTCCGGGGCTCTTAAGACTCACCTCCGCATCCACACGGGTGAGAAACCGTATTCCTGCTCCGACTGCGGCACGCAGTTTCGTCATCTCGATGGCCTGCGGAAGCACCGCCGCACACACACCGGTGAAAAACCATACGTATGCAGCGTCTGCGGGAAAAGGCTCAGCCGCCTGCAGCATCTGAAACACCACCAGCGCATACACACGGGAGAGCGGCCATGTTGCTGCCCACTTTGCCACAGAGGCTTTAAAGATCCAGCTAGTCTGAGGAAACACCTCCGTGCCCATCAGGGTGAGCCTGGAGCGGATGAAGCAATAGGAATGACTAGTTTGGGAGAGGGAGATGGAGGATCCATAGATGATGAGGATATGAGGTTTGGGATGTGGGGGGAAGAGGAAGGGAATGAAGGCGAGCCTGTAGTGGATTGTGTTTAA